The following proteins are encoded in a genomic region of Cataglyphis hispanica isolate Lineage 1 chromosome 1, ULB_Chis1_1.0, whole genome shotgun sequence:
- the LOC126856723 gene encoding 28S ribosomal protein S9, mitochondrial-like isoform X2, whose product MSIFTRYLHFRRFGIGISNNAAVLFSDAAQYSNYRQHIKSQSYTTSNNEINNILKTEEKKPAKKISKAMLMYLQRAKEHDQFMKKEIAEYEIGKRHLANMMGEDPDFFTQTDIDRSIEYLFPSGLYDRKARPMMQHPDKIFPSKKTAEFDESGRPFHSMFYTSKPNYHQILYDIMEKIKSLNDIEDSLIKQGTLPMDKINLIGSEWLSKKDIQQQLLENVIDLEYTYLITSLERLCDHPLSKRATDFIMKYRKILVSHSNEITVPPLEHDSTGRPYIKVKNCLRKSARGEVIVWGNGSGNITINGHDITYFEDMHHREQIIFPLLFTNMTDKVDIEATVNGGGPTGQCGVVRWGIAWGLRSFVDKSLIEKMRVAGLLTRDWRRRERKKWGQEGARRKFTWKKR is encoded by the exons ATGTCTATTTTCACACGTTATTTACATTTCCGACGTTTCGGGATTGGTATAAGTAACAATGCTGCTGTTTTGTTTTCGGATGCTGCACAATATTCG aattatagaCAACATATTAAATCACAATCATATACAACATCTAACAATGAAatcaacaatatattaaaaactgaaGAGAAGAAACCAGCAAAGAAGATAAGCAAAGCTATGTTGATGTACTTGCAACGTGCGAAAGAGCATG ATCAATTTATGAAGAAAGAGATTGCGGAATATGAAATAGGAAAACGACATCTAGCTAATATGATGGGTGAAGATCCAGATTTCTTTACACAAACAGATatagat agatcaatcgaatatttatttccatcaGGACTGTACGATCGTAAAGCTCGACCAATGATGCAACAtccagataaaatttttccaagcAAGAAAACAGCAGAGTTTGATGAATCTGGAAGACCTTTTCATTCTATGTTTTATACGTCTAAACCAAATTATCATCAAATACTATAT gatattaTGGAGAAAATCAAATCTCTAAATGATATTGAAGATTCATTAATAAAGCAAGGAACATTACCTATGGATAAAAT taaTCTGATAGGTTCCGAATGGTTATCAAAGAAGGATATTCAGCAGCAGTTACTTGAAAATGTTATAGATTTAGAG tACACTTATCTTATAACATCACTAGAACGATTATGTGATCATCCACTATCAAAGCGTGCAACAGATTTCATTatgaaatatcgtaaaatactTGTTAGTCATTCCAATGAGATAACTGTGCCACct tTGGAACATGACAGCACAGGAAGGCCATATATCAAAGTCAAAA attGTCTTAGAAAATCTGCAAGAGGCGAAGTAATAGTTTGGGGCAATGGCTCTGGTAATATCACTATTAACGGACACGACATCACATACTTTGAAGATATGCATCATCGCGAACAG ATTATATTTCCATTACTTTTTACGAATATGACCGATAAAGTGGACATCGAGGCCACAGTTAATGGTGGAGGACCTACTGGTCAGTGTGGCGTGGTGCGTTGGGGTATCGCATGGGGTTTACGCAGTTTCGTAGACAAATCGTTGATCGAAAAAATGCGAGTTG CTGGACTTTTAACGAGAGATTGGAGAAGACGCGAGAGGAAGAAATGGGGTCAAGAAGGTGCCAGGAGAAAGTTTACTTGGAAAAAACGTTAA
- the LOC126856723 gene encoding transient receptor potential channel pyrexia-like isoform X1 — MHKNEQNSMEEAKDAKTLKTDTLKVPIILEEGRQRIYSSFNNRRKDDLLSVRLASTYRSLRCAYADCSRKNVIDDVRSKSDIERIEIDAGVPPPADESLFFDNLECCKNHYVNGTKLRSAIWSIVDPTETRLLLNMEKSRTLPDACKNDRLRNVTYIWASYRGLLHLLPELEKAGANYDYVEPRTGINAILAASLGNRVDCVEYLIGRGADVNYESFITHYTPLHFAALSNSWQVAVTLLDNGAKLNYICQEVIEPVLHSAVRAKAVETVRLLLERGASVVEKNHLGQTPLHVACFVQSIPCVELLSSSTPTSVNAVDREHRTPLHFAVMSTDSSAELVQLLLKRGAFVNAADRTGFTPLHIAALNEQSRCVDALIWAGADVSATTSTGLSALNVVLKKIPESLHVFRQRLDASIRLTRPVSHNREFEMRLHFDILFPSNSQCETSFINTFVQEHRKDLLSHPLVMAFLHLKWEKIRKLYLLRIFLYAMTVICMTTYVLTALAYKCYNHNEITTDNSKICGSKRAVDFLFRRPFIEIQWYLALVLTCITIPRKIFGFMVYKSALQYFSNIDNVLDGVVIISVFVTSFVYTGRTYDWQNYVGAFAILCAWTNLMLMVGQLPAFGTYVAMFTHIQFEFAKLLLAYSGLLIGFTISFCVIFAGEPAFDNPFTGLIKVLAMMAGELDFEGLINSADDESMANDSFIIYHPLSVCSQILFTLFIVFVTVILMNLLVGIAVHDIQGLRNHAGLTKLVRQTKMILFTEMVLHNTTIPYIFRKWMSDHKIDIENRKRMLVVKPLNPLEKRLPKDIMKAAYEIAQKNIISANDDVNLNDHAAWLKQNKEISDAVLQTTIEKLIATMKVNEDAVKLLRVQLLEMNKMLETVVTTLAKDKYTSL; from the coding sequence ATGCACAAAAATGAGCAAAATTCGATGGAAGAAGCAAAAGACGCGAAGACTCTCAAGACAGATACTTTGAAGGTGCCGATTATTCTCGAGGAAGGTAGACAACGTATCTACTCCAGTTTCAACAATCGTCGCAAGGACGATTTGCTCTCCGTGAGATTGGCCTCCACCTATAGATCCTTGAGATGTGCGTACGCGGATTGTTCGCGAAAGAATGTGATCGATGATGTAAGATCGAAGTCCGATATTGAGCGGATTGAGATCGATGCCGGCGTGCCGCCACCAGCTGACGAATCCCTCTTCTTCGATAACCTGGAATGTTGCAAGAATCATTACGTGAACGGCACGAAATTAAGATCGGCGATATGGTCCATCGTCGATCCAACGGAGACTAGATTATTACTTAATATGGAAAAAAGCCGCACTCTGCCGGACGCGTGCAAGAACGACAGATTACGGAATGTCACTTATATTTGGGCATCTTATCGAGGTTTGCTGCATCTTCTGCCAGAACTGGAGAAGGCCGGTGCGAATTACGACTACGTAGAACCGCGCACTGGCATAAATGCCATCCTGGCCGCATCGCTGGGCAATAGAGTCGACTGCGTGGAATACCTGATAGGGAGAGGCGCCGACGTCAACTACGAGAGTTTCATCACCCATTACACGCCGCTTCATTTCGCGGCACTGAGCAACAGCTGGCAAGTCGCAGTCACGCTGTTGGATAATGGCGCCAAGCTCAATTACATCTGCCAAGAAGTGATCGAGCCGGTTTTGCATAGCGCCGTACGCGCGAAAGCAGTGGAGACAGTGCGACTGCTTCTCGAACGCGGTGCCAGCGTTGTTGAGAAGAATCATCTGGGTCAGACACCGTTGCACGTGGCCTGCTTCGTACAATCGATACCATGCGTCGAACTATTGTCATCGTCGACGCCTACCAGCGTCAATGCTGTGGATAGAGAGCACAGGACGCCGCTGCATTTCGCCGTGATGAGCACTGACTCGTCTGCCGAGCTGGTGCAGCTGCTGCTGAAACGCGGCGCCTTTGTAAACGCGGCTGATCGAACCGGCTTTACACCACTTCACATCGCCGCCTTGAATGAGCAGTCGCGGTGCGTCGACGCGCTCATCTGGGCGGGCGCCGATGTCAGCGCAACCACGAGCACCGGACTATCTGCTTTGAACGTCGTGCTGAAAAAGATCCCTGAGTCACTACATGTGTTCCGACAACGATTGGATGCTTCAATCAGACTGACCCGACCGGTATCGCATAATCGTGAGTTCGAGATGCGACTGCACTTTGACATTCTCTTTCCTAGCAACAGTCAGTGTGAGACCAGCTTCATAAACACTTTTGTGCAGGAACATCGGAAAGACCTTCTGTCGCATCCGTTGGTCATGGCTTTCCTACATCTCAAGTGGGAAAAGATACGCAAACTCTATTTGCTGCGCATATTTCTATATGCTATGACGGTAATATGCATGACTACTTACGTGCTGACCGCTTTAGCATACAAATGTTACAATCACAACGAGATCACCACCGATAACTCAAAGATATGCGGTAGCAAACGAGCGGTTGATTTTCTTTTCCGCAGACCGTTCATCGAGATTCAATGGTATCTCGCGCTAGTATTGACGTGCATTACTATaccgagaaaaatattcggCTTCATGGTTTACAAATCGGCCTTACAATACTTCTCTAATATCGATAATGTCCTAGACGGCGTAGTGATTATAAGCGTGTTTGTCACGTCCTTTGTTTACACCGGCCGCACCTACGATTGGCAGAATTATGTTGGAGCGTTCGCCATACTCTGCGCTTGGACTAACCTGATGTTGATGGTAGGCCAATTACCAGCCTTCGGCACCTACGTCGCCATGTTCACTCATATCCAGTTCGAGTTCGCCAAACTGCTGCTGGCATACTCCGGGCTGCTGATAGGCTTCACCATCAGCTTTTGTGTGATATTCGCGGGCGAACCCGCTTTTGATAATCCCTTCACCGGACTGATCAAGGTCCTGGCCATGATGGCCGGCGAACTGGACTTTGAGGGGCTCATTAATTCAGCGGATGATGAATCAATGGCAAACGACTCCTTCATCATTTATCATCCTTTATCGGTGTGCTCGCAGATCCTCTTTACACTGTTTATAGTGTTCGTCACGGTGATTCTGATGAATTTACTGGTTGGTATCGCTGTGCATGATATACAAGGTCTGAGAAATCACGCCGGACTCACGAAGCTGGTGAGGCAGACAAAGATGATTCTTTTCACAGAAATGGTCTTGCATAACACTACAATCCCGTATATTTTCCGCAAATGGATGTCGGATCATAAGATCGATATTGAAAATAGGAAACGCATGCTCGTCGTGAAACCGCTTAATCCGCTCGAAAAGCGATTGCCCAAAGATATAATGAAAGCCGCATACGAGATAGCGCAGAAGAATATCATCTCTGCGAACGATGACGTCAATTTAAATGATCACGCTGCCTGGTTGAAGCAAAACAAGGAGATCTCCGATGCCGTCCTACAAACGACGATTGAGAAACTGATTGCTACGATGAAAGTGAACGAAGATGCTGTAAAATTGTTGAGAGTGCAGTTGTTAGAGATGAATAAAATGCTGGAAACTGTTGTAACAACGTTAGCAAAGGATAAATATACCTCCTTGTAA
- the LOC126856617 gene encoding transient receptor potential channel pyrexia, producing the protein MADNFNNKFISFSTKEMEENNEEQTSRIAPSLLTRTSTASLFLSRLKNRRISKQENCELESGHIRHGSPSVFNSSEIITSSMDMDCSLINERVCSEKTNRTCLRINEDFIGNILTRHKRLVCCKSQFWENLELSATNETLAKTILPAPNEINVLLLQASFEGHVDIIRYLCQNGANINYMEPDHGLTPLHLCAFRNCLDGVRYLIEQGAKIDTSTKYTPFHYAAFGDAFDVAQYLMQYGINPESTDMEETVLHTAARSNALHVLSLLAPNSKELDRLDQDGYAAIHHAADRGDSNCLDVLLKAGCQVNLPAIKKNTALHLAAEAGCADNLILLIEAKADLELKNNRGYTALHLAARSHSLECVEILLKGHADPNAEDDEGRTPLHLALGKSLMTEEITELLLKWRANVNKADKYGYTPLHIAASNELSQCVNVLIRNEADLSARTIGGNSALSIVLRKTPTSLDIFERRLDASLTLNRQGFGGELELQLDFHPLLQHRRNRCSRLPEIEYLNAFVKEGYKEILEHPLCQSFLHLKWHKIRKYYAARLLFYLLWVLIFTSWVITILAYKCNKESKNETTTYSDTKICSNNSTAYNAYKNEMRLQLNWLSNVLMVFSVLEAFRKVSVIPSYRSLRQFLQIENLIEWFVILSVFGTFTSNFDEQDYLGAFAVLCGWSNLMLMIGQLPVFGAYVAMFTSIQAQVFKLLLAYACLLIGFTASFCVIFPNSNSFNNPYIGLIKVLVMMTGELNFEDLFFEHKKGYAFKESSVNFIVQLFFVLFLLLVTIVMMNLLIGIAVHDIKGLQKTAGLAKLVRQTKLIYDVEMTIFLGFTSSKRFVKFMRWTTLLLPSPLRVVLTVRPLNPREKRLPRDVLAASYKIAKEADGQNSFTSARKKSYYAKACLKGEISACRRCIGEDTLIQDCNKFRDNIAELKEIWEKNNALLQELIKTQSTNK; encoded by the coding sequence ATGGCGGATAATTTCAACAACAAATTCATATCTTTCTCGACGAAAGAGATGGAGGAAAACAATGAAGAACAAACATCAAGGATCGCGCCGAGCTTATTGACACGCACGAGCACAGCTTCTTTATTCCTGTCTCGATTAAAGAACAGACGCATCTCCAAGCAAGAAAACTGTGAACTCGAGAGCGGTCACATTCGGCATGGATCCCCGTCAGTTTTCAATAGCTCAGAAATTATCACATCTTCCATGGACATGGATTGCTCCCTCATCAACGAACGCGTTTGTTCCGAGAAGACCAATCGCACTTGTCTGCGCATCAACGAAGACTTTATTGGCAACATCCTGACAAGGCATAAAAGGCTCGTATGCTGCAAATCACAGTTCTGGGAGAACTTGGAACTAAGCGCGACGAACGAAACATTAGCCAAGACGATTCTGCCGGCCCCAAACGAAATCAATGTTCTGTTGCTGCAGGCGAGTTTTGAGGGTCATGTTGATATCATTCGCTATTTGTGCCAGAACGGCGCCAACATCAACTACATGGAGCCGGATCATGGTCTCACTCCGTTGCACCTATGCGCATTTCGAAACTGTCTGGATGGTGTCAGGTATCTGATAGAACAGGGTGCGAAGATTGATACCAGTACAAAATACACGCCGTTTCATTACGCCGCCTTCGGCGACGCGTTCGATGTCGCCCAATATTTGATGCAATATGGTATTAATCCGGAATCGACGGACATGGAAGAGACGGTGTTACATACGGCAGCACGTTCCAACGCTCTACACGTGCTCTCTCTATTGGCGCCGAACAGCAAAGAGTTAGATCGCCTGGATCAGGATGGATACGCCGCTATTCATCATGCGGCCGACCGGGGCGATTCAAATTGCTTGGATGTGCTCCTTAAGGCCGGCTGCCAGGTAAACTTGcctgctataaaaaaaaacaccgcTCTGCATTTGGCCGCGGAAGCCGGCTGTGCGGACAATCTGATTCTCCTGATCGAGGCGAAGGCCGATCTTGAGTTGAAGAATAATCGAGGATATACGGCCTTGCACTTGGCTGCTCGCTCGCATTCTTTGGAATGTGTGGAGATACTATTGAAGGGTCATGCAGATCCTAACGCGGAGGACGACGAGGGGCGAACGCCGCTACATTTGGCTCTGGGGAAATCTTTGATGACTGAGGAGATCACCGAACTCCTGCTGAAATGGCGAGCAAACGTGAACAAAGCCGACAAGTATGGTTACACACCGTTGCATATCGCTGCCTCTAACGAATTGTCACAATGCGTCAACGTGTTGATAAGAAATGAGGCGGATCTCAGCGCGAGAACCATTGGCGGTAATAGTGCTCTGTCCATCGTCTTGCGTAAGACCCCGACTTCCCTAGACATATTCGAGCGTAGGCTGGATGCATCTCTCACGTTAAACCGACAGGGATTTGGAGGTGAACTCGAACTGCAGCTGGACTTTCACCCACTATTGCAACACCGACGAAATCGATGCAGTCGCTTGCCCGAAATCGAATACCTGAACGCTTTTGTAAAGGAGGGCTACAAAGAGATTCTGGAACATCCATTATGTCAGTCTTTTCTCCATCTCAAATGGCACAAGATCCGAAAATATTATGCTGCCCGATTGCTCTTCTATCTACTGTGGGTGTTGATATTTACGAGTTGGGTGATAACCATTCTGGCTTACAAATGTAACAAAGAATCTAAGAATGAAACTACAACATACTCAGATACTAAGATATGCTCTAATAATTCCACCGCCTACAATGCTTACAAAAACGAAATGCGACTCCAGCTTAACTGGTTAAGTAACGTGTTAATGGTATTCAGCGTACTGGAGGCCTTCCGCAAAGTGAGTGTCATTCCCAGTTATCGATCTCTCAGACAGTTCTTGCAGATCGAAAACCTGATCGAATGGTTCGTGATACTCAGCGTATTTGGTACGTTCACGAGCAATTTCGATGAGCAGGATTATCTGGGCGCCTTCGCCGTGCTCTGTGGTTGGAGTAATTTGATGCTAATGATCGGACAGTTACCGGTGTTTGGTGCGTATGTCGCCATGTTTACCAGCATACAAGCACAAGTATTCAAGCTGCTCCTGGCCTATGCCTGTCTGCTGATAGGCTTCACGGCAAGCTTCTGCGTAATATTTCCAAATTCCAACTCGTTCAACAACCCGTACATTGGTCTCATCAAAGTTCTTGTGATGATGACCGGCGAGTTAAACTTTGAAGACCTTTTCTTCGAGCACAAAAAGGGCTACGCATTCAAAGAGTCGTCCGTCAATTTCATAGTTCAACTTTTTTTCGTATTGTTTCTCCTGCTCGTGACGATCGTGATGATGAATTTACTGATTGGCATAGCCGTACACGACATCAAGGGCCTGCAAAAGACAGCTGGTCTCGCTAAACTCGTTCGTCAGACAAAATTGATCTACGACGTGGAAATGACAATTTTTCTGGGATTTACATCGTCTAAACGCTTTGTCAAGTTCATGCGATGGACCACGTTGCTCTTACCATCGCCTTTACGCGTCGTCCTGACCGTTCGTCCATTAAACCCCAGGGAAAAGAGATTACCGCGCGACGTTCTTGCGGCCTCTTATAAGATTGCCAAGGAAGCAGACGGACAGAATAGTTTTACTTCAGCGCGCAAGAAAAGTTATTACGCAAAAGCGTGTCTCAAGGGTGAAATAAGCGCATGCCGTCGTTGCATCGGCGAGGACACGCTAATACAGGATTGTAACAAATTCAGAGATAATATCGCGGAACTCAAGGAAAtttgggaaaaaaataatgcccTCCTTCAAGAGCTTATAAAAACACAgagtacaaataaataa